In Persicimonas caeni, a single window of DNA contains:
- a CDS encoding bifunctional aspartate kinase/diaminopimelate decarboxylase has translation MPSASQEWIVLKFGGTSVSTLERWKTIAEELRKRIAEGARPFVVCSALSGISNMLEALVEAAPGGDYEAIVSEIEERHRALAADLEVDVDELLGERFKELERLALGASLIGEASPRFHARVLAMGELMSTSLGAAYLESVGVSASWRDARQMLSAVHEPNINLNRRYLSAACECSPDAGLKSSLAEGDADVFVTQGFIASDAEGDTVLLGRGGSDTSAAYFAAKLEAERLEIWTDVPGMFSANPRDIPSARLLRQLDYDEAQELATMGAKVLHPRCIAPVRNGQIPLHIRCTQRPELEGTVISGEVPNFGAQVKAISAKNDVTLISMDTLGMWQQVGFLADAFGAFKQNGLSVDLVTTSEANVTVSLDPMANALEPQTVEGLLEDLNAFCDARQIGPCAVVSLIGRNIRSILDELGPAFEVFDEQHIYLLSQAASDLNLTFVVDEDQAQKLVRKLHAQLFSERISDKLFGPTWRELFGGEMAEVAERTLWWQDRRDDLLEVAEEGAAYVYDAPTLQQKVDDVRSIDALDRVFYAMKANSHPDVLRLFEKSGIGFECVSPGEVERIVELFPDIDRERILFTPNFAPRDEYAFGFEQAGFLTLDNLHPLEAWPELFADKEVIVRLDPGRGRGHHKYVRTAGNQSKFGVAPNELDRLSELVEAAGARVVGLHAHVGSGIRTADTWSENALFLASLRDRFPELRLLNLGGGMGVPERPGQRALDVAEVSERLAKFKAAQPDFELWLEPGRYLVAQAGVLLARVTQTKQKGDINYVGLETGMNSLIRPALYGAYHEIVNLSRLDEPMTMTAEIVGPICETGDVLGHARRLPATEEGDVILVGTAGAYGRAMSSQYNLRQPAREVLLK, from the coding sequence ATGCCGTCCGCAAGCCAAGAATGGATCGTCCTGAAATTCGGAGGTACCAGCGTCTCGACCCTCGAGCGTTGGAAGACCATTGCGGAGGAGCTTCGAAAACGGATCGCCGAGGGCGCGCGTCCATTCGTGGTCTGTTCGGCGTTGAGCGGGATCTCGAATATGCTCGAGGCGCTCGTCGAAGCGGCGCCGGGCGGGGATTACGAAGCGATCGTGTCCGAGATTGAGGAGCGCCACCGCGCGCTGGCGGCCGACCTCGAGGTCGACGTCGACGAATTGCTCGGCGAGCGCTTCAAAGAGCTCGAGCGACTGGCTCTGGGCGCTTCGCTCATCGGCGAGGCGAGCCCGCGGTTCCACGCACGTGTGCTGGCGATGGGCGAGCTGATGTCGACGTCGCTCGGGGCGGCCTACCTGGAGAGCGTCGGCGTGTCGGCCTCGTGGCGTGACGCGCGCCAGATGCTCTCGGCGGTCCACGAGCCCAATATCAACCTCAACCGGCGCTACCTGTCGGCGGCCTGTGAGTGCTCGCCCGACGCCGGGCTGAAGTCCTCGCTCGCCGAGGGCGACGCCGACGTTTTCGTGACGCAGGGCTTTATCGCCAGCGATGCCGAGGGCGACACCGTCTTGCTGGGACGCGGCGGCTCGGACACCTCGGCGGCGTATTTTGCTGCCAAGCTCGAAGCCGAGCGCCTCGAGATCTGGACCGACGTCCCCGGCATGTTCAGCGCCAACCCGCGCGACATCCCCTCGGCGCGCCTGCTTCGCCAGCTCGACTACGACGAGGCGCAGGAGCTCGCCACGATGGGCGCCAAGGTGCTGCACCCGCGCTGCATCGCGCCGGTGCGCAACGGCCAGATTCCGCTGCATATCCGCTGCACGCAGCGCCCCGAACTCGAGGGCACGGTCATCTCGGGCGAGGTGCCCAATTTCGGCGCACAGGTCAAAGCGATTTCGGCCAAAAACGACGTCACCCTCATCTCGATGGACACCCTGGGGATGTGGCAGCAGGTCGGCTTTTTGGCCGACGCGTTCGGCGCCTTCAAGCAAAACGGCTTGTCGGTCGACCTGGTGACCACCTCCGAGGCGAACGTGACCGTCTCGCTCGATCCGATGGCCAATGCGCTCGAGCCGCAGACGGTCGAGGGGCTTCTGGAGGACCTCAACGCGTTCTGCGACGCGCGCCAGATCGGCCCGTGCGCGGTCGTCAGCCTCATCGGGCGCAATATTCGCTCCATCCTCGACGAGCTCGGCCCGGCCTTCGAGGTCTTCGACGAGCAGCATATCTACCTGTTGTCGCAGGCGGCGAGCGACCTGAACCTGACCTTTGTGGTCGACGAGGACCAGGCCCAAAAGCTGGTGCGCAAGCTGCACGCGCAGCTCTTCAGCGAGCGCATCTCCGACAAGCTCTTCGGCCCGACCTGGCGCGAGCTCTTCGGCGGTGAGATGGCCGAGGTCGCCGAGCGCACGCTGTGGTGGCAAGACCGGCGTGACGATCTCCTCGAGGTCGCCGAAGAGGGCGCAGCCTATGTGTACGACGCGCCGACCTTGCAGCAGAAGGTCGACGACGTGCGCTCCATCGACGCCCTCGACCGCGTCTTCTACGCGATGAAGGCCAACTCGCACCCCGACGTGCTGCGCCTGTTCGAAAAGTCGGGCATCGGCTTCGAGTGCGTCTCGCCGGGCGAGGTCGAGCGCATCGTCGAGCTGTTCCCAGACATCGACCGCGAGCGCATCCTGTTCACGCCGAACTTCGCCCCGCGCGACGAGTACGCCTTTGGCTTCGAACAGGCCGGCTTTTTGACCCTCGACAACCTGCACCCGCTCGAGGCGTGGCCGGAGCTCTTCGCCGACAAAGAGGTCATCGTGCGCCTCGATCCGGGCCGTGGCCGCGGCCACCACAAGTACGTGCGCACCGCCGGCAACCAGTCCAAATTCGGCGTCGCCCCCAACGAGCTCGACCGGCTCTCCGAGCTCGTCGAGGCGGCGGGCGCACGCGTCGTCGGCCTGCACGCCCACGTGGGCAGCGGCATCCGCACGGCGGACACGTGGTCGGAGAACGCGCTCTTTTTGGCCTCGCTGCGCGACCGGTTCCCCGAGCTTCGTCTGCTGAATTTGGGCGGCGGCATGGGTGTGCCCGAGCGTCCGGGCCAACGCGCGCTCGACGTCGCCGAGGTCTCCGAGCGGCTGGCCAAGTTCAAGGCCGCCCAGCCCGACTTCGAGCTGTGGCTCGAGCCGGGCCGCTACCTCGTCGCCCAGGCGGGCGTGTTGCTCGCCCGGGTCACCCAGACGAAGCAAAAGGGCGACATCAACTACGTGGGCCTCGAGACGGGCATGAACTCGCTGATTCGCCCGGCGCTGTACGGCGCCTACCACGAGATCGTCAACCTGAGCCGCCTCGACGAGCCGATGACGATGACCGCCGAGATCGTCGGCCCCATCTGCGAGACCGGCGACGTGCTGGGCCACGCCCGGCGCCTGCCGGCGACCGAGGAGGGCGACGTGATTTTGGTGGGTACGGCCGGCGCCTACGGGCGGGCGATGAGCTCGCAGTACAACCTGCGCCAGCCGGCGCGTGAGGTGTTGTTGAAGTAA